One window of the Nyctibius grandis isolate bNycGra1 chromosome 21, bNycGra1.pri, whole genome shotgun sequence genome contains the following:
- the HEBP2 gene encoding heme-binding protein 2: MIKSFKQTFLSLDLQSPRWSSAETMAKDYELRQYETAKWVSTVIRGETQKEAMRQGFWKLFRYIQGKNEKETKIDMTVPVTCLIKSGCADFKISFFVPFEHQDSPPQPTDSDVFIEERKAAAIFVRSFGGFASPEKYAEEAEVLGRILRNMGQPFHEDFFYTAGYDSPFKLFNRHNEVWYFKK, translated from the exons ATGATCAAATCCTTCAAGCAAACGTTTCTGTCCCTGGATCTGCAGTCCCCTCGGTGGAGCTCAGCAGAGACGATG GCAAAGGATTATGAACTGCGTCAGTACGAGACAGCAAAGTGGGTCAGCACAGTCATTAGGGGAGAAACCCAGAAGGAAGCGATGCGCCAGGGCTTCTGGAAACTCTTCCGCTACATCCAAGGGAAGAATGAGAAAG AAACGAAGATTGATATGACTGTGCCAGTGACATGCCTGATAAAATCTGGCTGCGCAGATTTCAAGATCTCTTTCTTTGTGCCGTTTGAACACCAGGActccccaccacagcccacCGACTCGGATGTGTTTATTGAAGAGCGGAAGGCAGCAGCCATCTTTGTCCG GTCCTTCGGTGGATTTGCCTCCCCAGAGAAATATGCTGAGGAAGCTGAAGTTTTGGGCAGAATCTTAAGAAACATGGGCCAACCATTCCATGAAGACTTCTTCTATACTGCAGGCTATGACAGTCCCTTCAAGCTCTTTAACAGGCACAATGAAGtgtggtattttaaaaagtaa